One genomic region from Argentina anserina chromosome 2, drPotAnse1.1, whole genome shotgun sequence encodes:
- the LOC126782705 gene encoding NAC domain-containing protein 6, whose translation MAAEMTPELELPGFRFHPTEEELLEFYLKSVVFGKRRFDIIEFLNIYRHDPRDLPGLAKIGEREWYFFVPRDRKHGSGGRPNRTTETGFWKATGSDRKIVSLSDPKRIIGLRKTLVFYKGRAPRGTKTDWVMNEYRLPDNCKLLKDIVLCKIYRKATSLKVLEQRAQMEEDMKMGFHANSPNISSSPPTSMDTISYSSFQEQEAQHHHYHDDLTVEIPTMPTNLKKELADDAALAVVVEQKQEDEQAMELKESPTSLQTPFGKDKLPELLLPKMTMDWTQDQFWAPMNSPWLLSTPYANILNLELL comes from the exons ATGGCAGCTGAAATGACACCAGAACTTGAACTTCCGGGGTTTCGATTCCACCCCACAGAGGAAGAGCTTCTCGAGTTCTACCTCAAGAGCGTTGTTTTCGGGAAGCGGCGGTTTGATATAATTGAGTTTCTCAACATCTACCGTCATGATCCTAGGGACTTGCCTG GATTGGCAAAGATTGGGGAAAGGGAGTGGTATTTCTTCGTTCCGAGGGACAGGAAGCATGGGAGTGGAGGAAGGCCTAACAGAACCACTGAAACAGGGTTTTGGAAAGCGACTGGTTCCGACCGGAAAATTGTGAGCTTATCTGATCCGAAGAGGATTATCGGGTTGAGGAAGACTCTTGTGTTCTACAAAGGAAGAGCACCGAGAGGAACCAAGACGGATTGGGTGATGAACGAGTATCGTCTGCCCGACAATTGCAAATTGCTCAAG GACATAGTACTGTGCAAGATATATAGAAAGGCAACTTCCTTGAAAGTGCTAGAGCAAAGGGCACAAATGGAGGAAGACATGAAGATGGGCTTTCATGCCAACTCCCCTAACATTTCATCATCCCCTCCTACATCAATGGACACCATCTCATATTCCagcttccaagaacaagaagcaCAACACCATCATTATCATGATGATCTAACTGTGGAAATTCCCACAATGCCCACCAACCTCAAGAAAGAATTAGCAGATGATGCAGCACTTGCAGTAGTAGTAGAGCAGAAACAGGAAGATGAGCAAGCAATGGAGTTGAAAGAGTCTCCCACATCTCTTCAGACTCCTTTTGGAAAGGACAAACTGCCAGAGCTTCTGCTTCCCAAAATGACCATGGACTGGACGCAAGACCAATTCTGGGCACCCATGAACAGTCCTTGGCTTCTGTCGACCCCTTATGCCAACATTCTCAACTTAGAGTTACTTTGA
- the LOC126782702 gene encoding endochitinase-like, translating into MLYLALSFVSFLLFFNIRGGSAEQCGSQAGGALCPGGQCCSKFGWCGTTSDYCGTDCQSQCGGSGGGDIGGVISRAAFNEMLKHRNDGGCPAKGFYTYDAFIAAAKAFPAFATTGDTATRKREVAAFLSQTSHETTGGWETAPDGPYAWGYCFNKEQNPGTYCAADPNYPCAGGKQYYGRGPIQLSWNYNYGRCGQAIGADLLNNPDLVATDPVISFKTAFWFWMTPQSPKPSCHDVITYRWNPSGADTSAGRYSGYGTTTNIINGGLECGKGWDGRVADRIGFFKRYCDLLGIGYGDKLDCYNQRPFGSGLSTYYSSSEESM; encoded by the exons ATGTTGTACTTGGCTTTGTCATTTGTTTCTTTCCTGTTGTTCTTCAATATCCGAGGAGGCTCGGCAGAACAATGCGGAAGCCAAGCAGGGGGTGCTTTGTGCCCGGGAGGGCAATGCTGCAGCAAGTTTGGCTGGTGTGGCACTACATCTGATTActgcggcaccgattgccagAGTCAATGCGGtggtagtggtggtggtgacatTGGGGGTGTGATCTCAAGGGCCGCCTTTAACGAGATGCTCAAGCATCGGAACGACGGTGGTTGCCCGGCCAAAGGGTTTTATACTTACGATGCTTTCATTGCAGCTGCAAAAGCTTTCCCCGCCTTTGCTACAACTGGTGATACTGCCACCCGTAAGAGGGAGGTTGCTGCTTTCTTATCTCAAACTTCTCATGAAACTACTG GGGGATGGGAAACTGCACCTGATGGACCGTACGCATGGGGCTACTGTTTTAACAAGGAGCAAAATCCAGGAACTTACTGCGCCGCAGATCCAAATTATCCATGTGCTGGTGGTAAGCAGTATTATGGCCGTGGTCCGATTCAACTTTCTTG GAACTACAACTATGGACGGTGTGGACAAGCCATAGGAGCGGACTTGCTGAATAACCCCGACCTTGTTGCCACAGACCCTGTAATCTCATTCAAGACAGCATTCTGGTTCTGGATGACCCCTCAGTCACCCAAGCCCTCTTGCCATGATGTTATCACCTATAGATGGAACCCTTCCGGAGCCGATACGTCAGCTGGCAGGTATTCCGGGTACGGTACGACCACAAACATCATCAACGGTGGACTTGAATGTGGTAAGGGCTGGGATGGGAGAGTGGCGGACCGCATTGGCTTTTTCAAGAGGTACTGTGATTTGCTTGGAATCGGTTATGGTGACAAACTTGACTGTTATAATCAGAGGCCTTTTGGGTCTGGACTCAGTACATATTATTCATCCTCAGAAGAGTCGATGTAG
- the LOC126784033 gene encoding uncharacterized protein LOC126784033, translating into MAAPSNPKANYHIRSISLPSKPHPLFQQCEDYLLEIIASSDASSSSSSAISNKLSGLLDLHNCVNELFQLPLTQEAFVRERNEKWVDELLDSSLRLLDVCTAAKDALLHTKECVREIQSTMRRRRGGPSGFTNEVKKYFASRKVVKKAILKALVTLRSCEKKSSFSSTNKDNVAVALISVLREVEAVSLTVFESLLSFISGSKAQSKMRGWSFVSKLMLNKRVACDEEKSEVNEFADVDAALSFLVGQESSKSDNISCSENVQSDLQQLESCSQDLEEGLDCLFRRLIKNRVSLLNTLSN; encoded by the coding sequence ATGGCTGCACCTTCAAACCCTAAAGCCAACTACCATATTCGATCTATCAGCTTGCCTTCGAAACCACACCCACTATTTCAACAATGTGAAGATTATTTGTTGGAAATCATAGCATCTTCGGatgcctcctcctcctcatcatcagCCATAAGCAACAAATTGAGCGGCCTTCTCGATTTGCACAACTGCGTCAATGAGTTGTTTCAGTTGCCTTTAACCCAAGAAGCCTTTGTTCGGGAGCGAAATGAGAAATGGGTCGATGAGCTCTTGGATAGTTCTCTCAGGCTTTTGGATGTGTGCACAGCGGCCAAGGATGCCTTGCTACACACCAAGGAATGCGTGCGAGAGATTCAATCCACCATGCGAAGAAGAAGGGGAGGCCCAAGCGGGTTCACAAACGAGGTCAAGAAATACTTTGCCTCAAGGAAAGTAGTAAAGAAAGCAATCCTCAAAGCCCTTGTGACTTTAAGGAGTTGCGAGAAAAAGTCCAGCTTCTCTTCCACCAACAAAGACAATGTAGCTGTGGCTTTGATTAGTGTATTGAGGGAGGTCGAAGCAGTGTCTCTAACTGTGTTCGAGTCTCTATTGTCATTCATTTCCGGATCAAAGGCACAATCGAAGATGAGGGGTTGGTCTTTCGTTTCCAAGCTAATGCTCAACAAGAGAGTTGCTTGTGATGAAGAGAAATCGGAAGTAAACGAATTCGCTGATGTGGACGCTGCATTAAGCTTCCTTGTTGGACAAGAATCAAGCAAGTCAGACAACATTTCCTGCAGTGAGAATGTGCAGAGCGATCTGCAACAATTGGAATCATGCAGTCAAGATCTAGAAGAAGGACTCGACTGTCTGTTCCGGCGATTAATTAAGAATAGAGTTTCCCTTCTCAACACCCTTAGCAATTAA